One Dietzia sp. JS16-p6b genomic window carries:
- a CDS encoding GNAT family N-acetyltransferase has translation MWNVVATDATAHPGWPLEAGPLRVRAGVVTLRPVRRRDARDWSALRLDERDHLEPWEPTVEGEWRENNTARAWPGIHSQLRRHARAGVSLPAAIELDGRFCGQLTVGGIVRGALHSGWIGYWVGRRFGGGGVATAALALGLDHALGPGALHRVDATVRPENTASRVVLERCGFREEGLLKRYLHVDGEWRDHLLVARTREEHGRGAVASLVASGFARRV, from the coding sequence ATGTGGAACGTCGTCGCGACCGATGCGACCGCCCACCCCGGGTGGCCGCTCGAGGCCGGACCCCTCCGGGTCCGCGCCGGCGTGGTCACGCTCCGACCGGTGCGGCGTCGCGACGCGCGCGACTGGTCCGCGTTGAGGCTGGACGAGCGGGACCACCTCGAACCGTGGGAGCCGACCGTCGAGGGCGAGTGGCGGGAGAACAACACCGCCCGCGCGTGGCCGGGAATCCACTCCCAGCTCAGACGCCACGCCCGTGCCGGTGTGTCGTTGCCGGCCGCCATCGAGTTGGACGGCCGCTTCTGCGGACAGCTGACCGTCGGCGGGATCGTGCGGGGCGCGCTGCACTCGGGCTGGATCGGGTACTGGGTTGGTCGACGGTTCGGCGGTGGCGGGGTGGCCACCGCGGCCCTCGCCCTGGGGCTGGACCACGCGCTGGGGCCGGGCGCCCTGCACCGGGTCGACGCCACCGTCCGCCCGGAGAACACGGCCAGCCGGGTGGTGCTCGAACGGTGTGGATTCCGCGAGGAGGGCCTGCTGAAGCGCTACCTCCACGTGGACGGCGAGTGGCGTGATCACCTGCTGGTCGCACGGACCCGTGAGGAGCACGGCCGGGGCGCCGTGGCGTCCCTGGTGGCCTCGGGCTTCGCGCGTCGCGTCTGA
- a CDS encoding SelT/SelW/SelH family protein has product MPSPRIAITFCTQCRWTLRAQWYAGELLQTFEGEIGEVALVPATGGTFRIDVGDEQVWNRKRDGGFPEITELKRAVRDLVAPGKSLGHADRVGPTE; this is encoded by the coding sequence ATGCCGTCTCCCCGGATCGCCATCACCTTCTGTACGCAGTGCCGGTGGACGCTTCGCGCCCAGTGGTACGCGGGCGAGCTGCTGCAGACCTTCGAGGGCGAGATCGGTGAGGTCGCGCTCGTGCCAGCGACCGGCGGCACCTTCCGGATCGACGTCGGCGACGAGCAGGTCTGGAACCGCAAGAGGGATGGTGGATTCCCCGAGATCACCGAACTGAAGCGGGCTGTCCGGGATCTCGTCGCCCCGGGAAAGTCGCTCGGTCACGCCGACCGGGTCGGGCCCACCGAGTAG
- a CDS encoding SDR family oxidoreductase, with translation MSRRRITDYRGTTCVVTGAASGIGRAVAIRLAGEGASLVLTDRDAAGLDSAAGACRDAGGTLLASEALDITDHEAVMRFGEGVVAAHGAPHAVFHVAGNSAWGRPDLLEHRVWRSMVEVNLMGTIHVVEAFVPAMMAARRPAALVMVSSAAGLLGLPWHAAYSAAKFGIRGIAEVLRFDLAPYQIGVHLVCPGGVDTPLVETVEIAGVDRSDPKVAKTVDQFRRHAVTPEVAASKTIEGVRKGRYIVYTSPDIRLAFAAQKFAPPLYILAMKLLSRRITKAGEGILP, from the coding sequence ATGTCGAGGCGACGGATCACCGACTACCGCGGCACGACCTGCGTGGTCACCGGCGCGGCCAGCGGGATCGGCCGCGCCGTGGCGATCCGGTTGGCGGGCGAGGGCGCCTCGCTGGTGCTGACGGACCGTGACGCAGCAGGCCTGGACTCGGCGGCGGGTGCCTGCCGGGACGCCGGTGGCACGCTGCTCGCCTCGGAGGCACTGGACATCACCGACCACGAGGCGGTGATGCGGTTCGGCGAGGGCGTCGTCGCCGCCCACGGCGCCCCGCACGCGGTCTTCCACGTCGCGGGTAACTCGGCCTGGGGACGGCCTGACCTCCTCGAGCACCGCGTGTGGCGGTCGATGGTCGAGGTCAACCTCATGGGCACCATCCACGTGGTCGAGGCGTTCGTCCCGGCGATGATGGCCGCTCGGCGACCCGCTGCCCTGGTCATGGTCTCGTCGGCCGCGGGCCTGCTCGGCCTGCCCTGGCACGCCGCCTACAGCGCGGCCAAGTTCGGCATCCGCGGCATCGCCGAGGTGCTGCGGTTCGATCTGGCGCCCTACCAGATCGGCGTGCACCTGGTGTGCCCCGGCGGCGTGGACACCCCGCTGGTGGAGACCGTGGAGATCGCGGGCGTGGACCGCTCGGATCCGAAGGTCGCCAAGACCGTGGACCAGTTCCGTCGCCATGCCGTCACCCCGGAGGTGGCGGCCTCCAAGACGATCGAGGGTGTGCGCAAGGGGCGCTACATCGTCTACACCTCGCCGGACATCAGGCTGGCGTTCGCCGCCCAGAAGTTCGCGCCACCTCTCTATATCCTCGCGATGAAGCTACTGAGCCGTCGTATCACCAAGGCCGGCGAGGGAATCCTCCCGTGA
- a CDS encoding DoxX family protein, whose product METLNDAAILLARIGLGAVFVAHGWQKFFTLGLGRVGEQFAGYGIPQPEVTAAVVAGVELIAGIALIAGILTPLAGILLAVDMAGALYFVHATNGPFVTQNGWELVVALGVGVLLIAAVGAGRFSIDRVLGG is encoded by the coding sequence ATGGAGACCCTCAACGACGCCGCGATATTGCTGGCCCGGATCGGGCTCGGGGCGGTGTTCGTGGCCCACGGGTGGCAGAAGTTCTTCACCCTGGGACTGGGCCGCGTGGGCGAGCAGTTCGCCGGGTACGGGATCCCGCAACCGGAGGTCACCGCGGCGGTCGTCGCCGGGGTCGAGCTGATCGCCGGGATCGCGCTCATCGCGGGCATCCTCACCCCACTGGCCGGGATCCTGCTGGCGGTGGACATGGCGGGGGCCCTGTACTTCGTCCACGCCACCAACGGTCCCTTCGTGACCCAGAACGGGTGGGAGCTCGTGGTGGCGCTGGGGGTGGGGGTGCTGCTCATCGCCGCGGTCGGCGCGGGCAGGTTCAGCATCGACAGGGTGCTGGGCGGGTGA
- a CDS encoding dolichyl-phosphate-mannose--protein mannosyltransferase produces MTPTPGVRSPGRPLPVPDTGPVDTPRDWMATGLILVLAFLSRFWGLTSATDEGTPVFDEKHYAPQSFSIAQLGIEENPAYGLVVHPPVAKQIESLGGLLFGYTPLGWRFTAAICGVLVVLMVMRITRRLTRSTQLGLIAGLLLCLDGVTFVTSRIGMLDIYQVLFVTAAAGALLVDRDQMRGRMHRAALAGRLHLSDFGPRLGFRWWRFTAGVMLGLALGVKWSGLYFIAFFGLMTVAWDWALRSRYGVRRPLAGALLRDSVPAFFSLVIWPVLIQMFTWLPWFASENSVYRHVVGTKVEDNWLPDSPQSWLYYQSSVLNFHSSLTTSAGNRHPWESKPWTWPMSLRPMLYYVEQGEDVTGCGQDSCVRAIMLLGTPAIWWLAIPVLGWAFWRAVICRDGRYAFPLVGYMAGYLPWFLQIDRQMYFFYAAVMVPFFVMMVALVLGEIAGRSDDSPRRRTIGLAIVCLYLALVVANFIYMLPILSGMPITPTEWSQQLWLPSWR; encoded by the coding sequence GTGACCCCGACCCCAGGCGTGCGATCCCCGGGCCGCCCGCTCCCGGTTCCGGACACCGGCCCGGTCGACACCCCCCGCGACTGGATGGCCACCGGCCTCATCCTGGTCCTGGCCTTCCTCTCCCGCTTCTGGGGTCTCACCTCCGCCACGGACGAGGGCACCCCGGTCTTCGACGAGAAGCACTACGCGCCACAGTCGTTCAGCATCGCGCAGTTGGGGATCGAGGAGAACCCCGCTTACGGCCTGGTGGTCCACCCGCCCGTCGCCAAGCAGATCGAGTCGCTCGGTGGTCTGCTCTTCGGCTACACGCCCCTGGGCTGGCGGTTCACCGCCGCGATCTGCGGCGTGCTGGTGGTGCTGATGGTCATGCGGATCACCAGGCGGCTGACCCGTTCCACTCAGCTGGGCCTGATCGCGGGCCTGTTGCTGTGTCTCGACGGGGTCACCTTCGTGACCTCGCGCATCGGCATGCTGGACATCTACCAGGTCCTGTTCGTCACCGCCGCCGCCGGCGCCTTGCTGGTGGACCGCGACCAGATGCGCGGCCGCATGCACCGGGCCGCTCTCGCCGGCCGGCTCCACCTGTCGGACTTCGGACCGCGCCTGGGCTTCCGCTGGTGGCGGTTCACCGCCGGCGTCATGCTGGGGTTGGCCCTGGGGGTCAAGTGGTCCGGTCTGTACTTCATCGCGTTCTTCGGACTCATGACCGTGGCGTGGGACTGGGCCCTGCGCAGCCGCTACGGTGTCCGGCGGCCACTGGCGGGCGCCCTCCTGCGGGACTCCGTGCCCGCCTTTTTCTCGCTCGTCATCTGGCCCGTCCTGATCCAGATGTTCACCTGGCTTCCGTGGTTCGCGAGTGAGAACTCCGTCTACCGGCACGTCGTGGGCACCAAGGTGGAGGACAACTGGCTGCCCGACTCCCCGCAGTCGTGGCTCTATTACCAGTCCTCCGTGCTGAACTTCCACTCCTCGCTCACCACCTCGGCGGGCAATCGGCACCCGTGGGAGTCCAAGCCGTGGACCTGGCCGATGAGCCTGCGGCCGATGCTCTACTACGTGGAGCAGGGCGAGGACGTCACCGGCTGCGGCCAGGATTCCTGCGTCCGCGCGATCATGCTCCTGGGCACGCCCGCGATCTGGTGGCTCGCGATCCCCGTCCTCGGGTGGGCGTTCTGGCGGGCGGTGATCTGCCGCGACGGCCGGTATGCGTTCCCGCTCGTCGGCTACATGGCCGGCTACCTGCCGTGGTTCCTCCAGATCGACCGCCAGATGTACTTCTTCTACGCCGCGGTGATGGTGCCGTTCTTCGTCATGATGGTGGCGCTGGTGCTGGGCGAGATCGCCGGTAGATCCGATGACTCCCCCCGTCGGCGGACCATCGGCCTGGCGATCGTGTGCCTCTACCTCGCGCTGGTGGTGGCCAACTTCATCTACATGCTGCCCATCCTGTCCGGGATGCCCATCACCCCCACGGAATGGAGCCAACAGCTCTGGTTGCCGTCCTGGCGCTGA
- a CDS encoding NADH:flavin oxidoreductase, which yields MPLSPGTPAPDVFSPAKIGNVTLRNRIVKAATFEGRCPEGRVTDELIEFHAEYARGGVGMTTVAYLATSPEGRTDRHQYHWGMSDGGMLRKLTDAVHAEGAAVSAQVGHAGAVANSASTRMPAMGPSRIPAPTGMSLTRACTEADIDRIVEDHVRAARGAAEAGFDAIEVHFGHNYLVSEFLSPRLNKRKDSYGGSLENRARFARRIGRAIRDAMGDRIAVTMKLNMDDGVPGGFWIDEAVQVARWIEADGSADALVMTVGSSLLNPIYLFKGDAPLHEFAATQPPVIKMGMKLVGPRMFKEYPYTDAYMLDDARQIREAVSLPMMLLGGIVDRPSIDKAMTAGFEFVAMGRALLREPDLPLTLQADDRRRSLCVHCNRCMATIYSGSRCVLREHVPPIPARR from the coding sequence ATGCCCCTCTCACCCGGTACCCCAGCCCCCGATGTCTTCAGCCCGGCCAAGATCGGAAACGTGACGCTGCGCAACCGCATCGTCAAGGCCGCGACCTTCGAGGGCCGCTGCCCCGAGGGTCGGGTCACCGACGAACTCATCGAGTTCCACGCCGAGTACGCCCGCGGCGGCGTGGGCATGACGACAGTCGCCTACCTGGCCACCTCGCCCGAGGGTCGGACCGACCGGCACCAGTACCACTGGGGAATGAGTGACGGCGGCATGCTCCGCAAGCTCACCGACGCCGTGCACGCCGAAGGTGCGGCCGTGTCCGCGCAGGTCGGCCACGCGGGGGCGGTGGCCAACTCCGCCTCCACCCGGATGCCGGCGATGGGACCGTCCCGGATCCCGGCCCCCACGGGCATGTCGCTCACCAGGGCCTGCACCGAAGCGGACATCGACCGGATCGTCGAGGACCATGTCCGCGCGGCCCGCGGCGCGGCCGAGGCCGGGTTCGACGCGATCGAGGTGCACTTCGGGCACAACTATCTGGTCAGCGAGTTCCTCAGCCCTCGGCTCAACAAGCGTAAGGACTCCTACGGCGGGTCGCTGGAGAACCGTGCCCGGTTCGCCCGCCGCATCGGCCGCGCCATCCGCGACGCCATGGGTGACCGGATCGCGGTGACCATGAAGCTCAACATGGACGACGGCGTGCCCGGCGGCTTCTGGATCGACGAGGCGGTCCAGGTCGCCCGGTGGATCGAGGCGGACGGCTCGGCGGACGCTCTGGTGATGACCGTGGGCAGCTCGCTGCTCAACCCCATCTACCTCTTCAAGGGTGACGCCCCCCTGCACGAGTTCGCGGCCACCCAGCCGCCGGTCATCAAGATGGGGATGAAACTCGTCGGCCCCCGGATGTTCAAGGAGTACCCCTACACCGACGCCTACATGCTCGACGACGCCCGCCAGATCCGCGAGGCCGTCAGTCTGCCGATGATGCTGCTCGGGGGGATCGTCGACCGGCCGTCGATCGACAAGGCGATGACCGCGGGCTTCGAGTTCGTGGCGATGGGGCGCGCTCTGCTGCGCGAGCCCGACCTGCCCCTCACGCTGCAGGCCGACGACCGTCGGCGCTCCCTGTGCGTCCACTGCAACAGATGCATGGCCACGATCTACAGCGGGAGTCGCTGCGTGCTGCGCGAGCACGTGCCGCCCATCCCCGCGCGCAGGTGA
- the glpR gene encoding gephyrin-like molybdotransferase receptor GlpR, giving the protein MSSSLLIILLVVVWLFVLAPMLIRSRNPIRRTGDALAQTRTLYSGGSGRLVPSRGRASGDPVRAETEETLFGLPSGAGATDAELLDTDTWGHLLEQTLRREAAGRRGEAVRRVMEERRYQGTGRAVPGDDTAAEEVTTEIPAVVVDDLPDTATGRSGESTVVDGELVETPAGGGTSSRADHDEDAAGIDAEAVLVHRGRRRPVEPEVELTDADLDFAERRRGRGAYDPMADRQAAEQRAHARQRTALILVALAAVAVVAALVTVPAVWWFAGGSVLLLAAYLTYLRRQVRLEESLRRRRVERMRRARLGVESREDDELSIVPPRLRRPGAVVLEVDDEDPAFDMLDTFDREQETDPRRRPHGPDHRTAHREPLRRAVG; this is encoded by the coding sequence ATGTCGAGCTCACTGCTGATCATCCTGCTGGTGGTGGTCTGGCTGTTCGTCCTCGCGCCGATGCTCATCCGCTCGCGCAACCCCATCCGCCGCACCGGCGACGCGCTGGCGCAGACCCGCACCCTGTACTCGGGCGGCTCGGGTCGCCTCGTGCCCAGCCGGGGGCGCGCGTCCGGTGACCCGGTCCGGGCCGAGACCGAGGAGACGCTCTTCGGACTGCCCTCCGGTGCGGGCGCCACCGACGCCGAGCTCCTGGACACCGACACGTGGGGGCATCTGCTGGAGCAGACCCTGCGACGCGAGGCCGCCGGCAGGCGCGGGGAGGCCGTGCGACGGGTCATGGAGGAGCGTCGGTACCAGGGGACCGGTCGAGCCGTCCCCGGAGACGACACCGCCGCCGAGGAGGTCACCACCGAGATCCCCGCGGTCGTCGTGGACGATCTGCCCGACACCGCGACGGGACGATCCGGCGAGTCGACCGTCGTCGACGGTGAGCTGGTCGAGACCCCCGCGGGGGGCGGGACCTCCTCGCGCGCCGATCACGACGAGGACGCGGCCGGAATCGATGCCGAAGCCGTGCTGGTCCACCGCGGACGGCGGCGCCCCGTCGAGCCCGAGGTGGAGCTCACCGATGCGGACCTCGACTTCGCCGAGCGCAGGCGGGGCCGGGGGGCGTACGACCCCATGGCCGATCGTCAGGCCGCCGAGCAGCGCGCCCACGCGCGTCAGCGGACGGCGCTGATCCTGGTGGCGCTGGCGGCGGTAGCTGTGGTCGCCGCGCTGGTGACCGTCCCCGCCGTCTGGTGGTTCGCCGGGGGTTCGGTGCTCCTGCTCGCTGCCTACCTCACCTACCTCCGCCGCCAGGTCCGCCTGGAGGAGAGCCTGCGCCGCCGCCGGGTCGAGCGCATGCGCCGCGCGAGGCTGGGCGTGGAGTCCCGGGAGGACGACGAGCTCTCCATCGTGCCGCCCCGGTTGCGTCGGCCCGGCGCGGTGGTGTTGGAGGTCGACGACGAGGACCCGGCCTTCGACATGCTCGACACCTTTGACCGGGAGCAGGAGACCGACCCCCGCCGCCGGCCGCACGGCCCGGATCACCGGACCGCGCACCGCGAACCGCTGCGGCGCGCGGTCGGCTGA
- a CDS encoding MFS transporter, with amino-acid sequence MATPAPEGDDDPGAPSTVQRYIDETPRWRDGTPAVAGGMTSMQGRIFWLASAGKFFEGLIVFLIGVALPLITAYWSLSAVETGLLTAATLAGIMVGATALGGLSDRFGRKQMFLIEMVLFTVFLLGATVAPGFAVFLVCLFGMGVALGCDYPTAHAILSETQSTAGRGRKVLSAFAFQAVGAVAGTLVGVAILSTTSSLDSWRLMFGVVVVPAALVAVGRVFVVQSPHWLANVGRRAEAEAELTKLLARTPRYPSVVTISDGRDGGTEAATTDVRALFRTPWRRSTILASVPWFLQDLSTYGIGIFTPTIIATTLGNVASSGSSSSAIIHKDLFGAKGAALIDVFLLVGILVAIVLINRWGRMRLQILGFLGCATGLAIAASSTLAHGSVQMVLVFTGFILFQFMTNLGPNSMTYVVAGEVFPTALRGTGAGMAASIAKSGAVLTSFLFPILLVAWGTGVVLAILVGTSLLGAVITWLFRIETTGKSVEEIDSMYELHPTTTEPAEQ; translated from the coding sequence ATGGCGACACCCGCGCCCGAGGGCGACGACGACCCCGGGGCCCCCTCCACGGTTCAGCGCTACATCGACGAGACCCCCCGGTGGCGGGACGGCACCCCGGCGGTCGCGGGCGGCATGACGAGTATGCAGGGCAGGATCTTCTGGCTCGCCTCGGCAGGCAAGTTCTTCGAGGGCCTGATCGTGTTCCTCATCGGGGTGGCCCTGCCGCTCATCACCGCCTACTGGTCACTCTCGGCGGTGGAGACGGGGCTGCTCACGGCCGCGACCCTCGCAGGCATCATGGTCGGGGCCACGGCCCTCGGTGGACTGTCGGACCGCTTCGGCCGCAAGCAGATGTTCCTCATCGAGATGGTCCTGTTCACCGTCTTCCTGCTCGGTGCCACCGTGGCACCCGGGTTCGCCGTCTTCCTCGTGTGCCTGTTCGGGATGGGTGTCGCGCTGGGGTGCGACTACCCGACCGCGCACGCGATCCTCTCCGAGACGCAGTCGACCGCCGGCCGCGGCCGTAAGGTGCTGTCGGCATTTGCGTTCCAGGCGGTCGGCGCCGTGGCGGGGACCCTGGTGGGCGTCGCCATCCTCAGCACCACAAGCTCACTCGACTCCTGGCGACTCATGTTCGGTGTCGTCGTGGTACCGGCGGCACTGGTCGCCGTCGGCCGGGTGTTCGTCGTACAGAGCCCACACTGGCTGGCGAACGTCGGCCGCCGCGCGGAGGCCGAGGCCGAACTCACGAAGCTCCTCGCCCGCACGCCGCGGTACCCCTCGGTCGTGACGATCTCGGACGGGCGGGACGGTGGGACCGAGGCCGCGACGACCGACGTCCGAGCGCTGTTCAGGACGCCGTGGCGGCGATCGACCATCCTGGCGTCGGTCCCGTGGTTCCTCCAGGACCTCAGCACCTACGGGATCGGCATCTTCACGCCGACGATCATCGCCACCACGCTCGGGAACGTCGCCAGCAGTGGGTCGTCGTCGTCGGCGATCATCCACAAGGACCTGTTCGGCGCCAAGGGTGCCGCCCTCATTGACGTCTTCCTCCTGGTGGGCATCCTGGTCGCCATCGTGTTGATCAACAGGTGGGGCCGCATGCGGCTGCAGATCCTGGGCTTCCTCGGCTGCGCGACCGGACTCGCCATCGCCGCCTCCTCGACCCTGGCCCACGGGTCGGTGCAGATGGTGCTCGTCTTCACCGGCTTCATCCTGTTCCAGTTCATGACCAACCTCGGTCCCAACTCCATGACCTACGTCGTGGCGGGGGAGGTGTTCCCGACGGCCCTGCGCGGGACGGGAGCGGGCATGGCGGCGTCCATCGCCAAGTCGGGCGCCGTGCTCACCTCGTTCCTCTTCCCGATACTGCTGGTCGCCTGGGGCACGGGTGTCGTCCTGGCGATCCTGGTGGGGACCTCACTGCTCGGGGCGGTCATCACGTGGCTGTTCCGCATCGAGACCACCGGCAAGAGCGTCGAGGAGATCGATTCGATGTACGAGCTGCATCCGACGACGACGGAGCCCGCCGAGCAGTGA
- a CDS encoding bifunctional NAD(P)/FAD-dependent oxidoreductase/class I SAM-dependent methyltransferase, with the protein MDITEETPEHWDTIVVGGGAAGLSAALMLGRARRRVLVVDAGEPRNRFAAHMHGVLGHEGMDPLELLRRGREELRQYDVTVRSGFVTVVRDSGVDDAGSGDGANGGNAALTVEFADAAPVTARALVVATGQTDELPDIPGLQELWGSSVLHCPYCHGWEVRGSRIAVLGTSAMSAHQAQLVRQWTEDLVFLTAGSGAPDAEVAARLRARGVRLEESPVTSVLSEDGRLTGVRLADGRQIALDAIFAAPTARPHDRFLDGLDLERTTSPLGTVLAVDQFGATSHPRIWAAGNVANPGATVPVSMAAGSMAGGMVNMMLVHEDFDAALEDFDAATFAHNASGGPAEFWEGEYAGHGPRWSGAANATTAAVVGPLPAGSALELGCGEGGDAVWLAEQGWRVTAVDLSPTAVSRGAEAAATRGLADRIDWVSHDLSTWTTDERFDLVTASFFHSPVDLPRTQILQRAAERVRPGGHLLLVSHVFESEADIPPWANRHGAGDHEKAGETSAHGAAHPVLPTPSEEVAELALDPAVWEVVLEEIRPREAVGPDGIQTATVKDGVVMYRKRP; encoded by the coding sequence ATGGACATCACTGAGGAGACACCAGAACACTGGGACACGATCGTGGTCGGCGGTGGGGCCGCGGGCCTGTCGGCGGCGCTCATGCTCGGCCGGGCCCGCCGCCGCGTGCTCGTCGTCGACGCCGGCGAACCGCGCAACCGCTTCGCCGCGCACATGCACGGAGTCCTCGGCCATGAGGGGATGGACCCGCTCGAGCTGCTCCGCCGGGGCCGCGAGGAACTGCGGCAGTACGACGTGACGGTGCGCTCCGGGTTCGTGACCGTGGTCCGGGACAGCGGGGTCGACGACGCGGGGAGCGGTGACGGAGCGAACGGGGGGAACGCCGCCCTGACCGTCGAATTCGCCGATGCGGCACCCGTGACAGCCCGTGCTCTCGTCGTGGCGACCGGACAGACCGACGAACTCCCGGACATCCCCGGCCTGCAGGAACTCTGGGGCTCGAGCGTGCTCCACTGCCCGTACTGCCACGGTTGGGAGGTGCGCGGCAGCAGGATCGCGGTGCTGGGCACGTCCGCCATGTCGGCGCACCAGGCCCAGCTCGTCCGGCAGTGGACCGAGGACCTGGTGTTCCTCACCGCCGGGAGTGGCGCCCCCGATGCCGAGGTGGCAGCCCGGCTCCGGGCCCGCGGCGTCCGGCTCGAGGAATCGCCCGTCACCAGCGTCCTGTCCGAGGACGGACGACTGACCGGCGTCCGCCTGGCCGACGGACGACAGATCGCACTCGACGCGATCTTCGCCGCGCCCACCGCTCGGCCCCACGACCGGTTCCTCGACGGGCTCGACCTGGAGCGGACCACCTCCCCGCTGGGCACGGTTCTCGCGGTGGACCAGTTCGGTGCGACCAGTCATCCCCGCATCTGGGCGGCGGGCAACGTCGCCAACCCGGGGGCCACCGTGCCCGTCTCCATGGCCGCGGGGTCGATGGCGGGCGGGATGGTCAACATGATGCTGGTCCACGAGGACTTCGACGCCGCACTCGAGGACTTCGACGCCGCGACCTTCGCCCACAACGCCTCCGGAGGCCCGGCCGAGTTCTGGGAGGGCGAGTACGCCGGGCACGGGCCCCGCTGGTCGGGGGCCGCGAACGCCACGACCGCAGCGGTGGTCGGCCCTCTCCCGGCCGGCTCGGCCCTCGAGCTGGGCTGCGGTGAGGGCGGAGACGCGGTCTGGCTGGCCGAGCAGGGGTGGCGGGTCACCGCGGTGGACCTGTCGCCCACGGCGGTCTCCCGCGGAGCCGAGGCAGCGGCGACCCGCGGACTGGCCGACCGTATCGACTGGGTGTCGCACGACCTGTCCACCTGGACCACCGACGAGCGGTTCGACCTCGTCACGGCCAGCTTCTTCCACTCCCCCGTCGACCTGCCCCGCACGCAGATACTCCAGCGTGCCGCCGAGCGGGTACGCCCGGGCGGTCACCTGCTACTGGTCTCGCACGTGTTCGAGTCGGAGGCGGACATCCCGCCGTGGGCGAACCGTCACGGCGCCGGGGATCACGAGAAGGCGGGCGAGACGTCTGCTCACGGGGCCGCGCACCCCGTCCTGCCCACCCCGTCCGAGGAGGTGGCCGAGCTGGCACTGGACCCGGCGGTGTGGGAGGTCGTCCTGGAGGAGATCCGCCCGCGCGAGGCGGTCGGACCGGACGGGATCCAGACCGCGACCGTCAAGGACGGGGTCGTGATGTACCGGAAGCGGCCCTGA
- a CDS encoding helix-turn-helix domain-containing protein produces MGGELKQVGVRLRAYRHSRGLTLDELAERAGMSASTLSRLESGKRQASLELLLPLTRQLGIGLDDLVAPTTVDPRVRRPVVHRDGMVIAPLAPEGSSVGTYKITYPPAKVAPEPRVHDGYEWFYVLSGKLRLVLGDQELILTRGEAAEFDTRVPHSLSAAGGRPAQVISIFNDDGVRMHTHTAGS; encoded by the coding sequence ATGGGCGGAGAACTCAAGCAGGTGGGCGTGCGGCTGCGCGCGTACCGACACAGCCGCGGGTTGACGCTGGACGAGTTGGCGGAGCGGGCCGGGATGTCGGCCAGCACGCTGTCGCGTCTCGAGTCAGGCAAGCGGCAGGCCAGTCTCGAGCTGCTGCTGCCGCTCACGCGCCAACTGGGGATCGGCCTGGACGACCTGGTGGCCCCGACCACGGTCGACCCCCGGGTGCGGCGGCCCGTCGTCCACCGGGACGGCATGGTCATCGCGCCCCTGGCCCCCGAGGGGTCATCGGTGGGGACCTACAAGATCACCTACCCGCCGGCAAAGGTGGCGCCCGAACCCCGGGTCCACGACGGGTACGAGTGGTTCTACGTCCTGTCCGGGAAATTGCGCCTGGTCCTCGGCGACCAGGAGCTGATCCTCACCCGCGGGGAGGCGGCCGAGTTCGACACCAGGGTCCCGCACAGCCTGTCCGCGGCCGGGGGACGCCCGGCGCAGGTGATCAGCATCTTCAACGACGACGGCGTGCGGATGCACACGCACACCGCGGGCTCGTGA